One Palaemon carinicauda isolate YSFRI2023 unplaced genomic scaffold, ASM3689809v2 scaffold468, whole genome shotgun sequence DNA segment encodes these proteins:
- the LOC137636957 gene encoding mucin-3B-like: MPEVLIVTLVLYFCSRTIQSCQSFTSELYVSSRTIQSCQSFTSVLYFCSRTIQSCQSFTSELYVSSRTIQSYQSFTSELYVSSRTIQSCQSFTSVLYVSSRTIQSYQSFTSVLYVSSRTIQSYQSFTSVLYFCSRTIQSCQSFTSELYVSSRTIQSCQSFTSELYVSSRTIQSCQSFTSVLYFCSRTIQSCQSFTSELYVSSRTIQSCQSFTSELYVSSRTIQSCQSFTSVLYVSSRTIQSYQSFTSVLYVSSRTIQSCQSFTSVLYVSSRTIQSCQSFTSVLYVSSRTIQSCQSFTSVLYVSSRTIQSCQSFTSVLYVSSRTIQSYQSFTSVLYVYSRTIQSYQSFTSVLTIQSCQSFTSVLYVSSRTIQSCQSFTSVLYVSSRTIQSCQSFTSVLYVSSRTIQSCQSFTSVLYVSSRTIQSCQSFTSVLYVSSRTIQSCQSFTSVLYVSSRTIQSCQSFTSVLYLSSRTIQSCQSFTSVLYVSSRTIQSCQSFTSVLYVSSRTIQSCQSFTSVLYVSSRTIQSCQSFTSVLYVSSRTIQSCQSFTSVLYLSSRTIQSCQSFTSVLYLSSRTIQSCQSFTSVLYVSSRTIQSCQSFTSVLYVSSRTIQSYQSFTSVLYVSSRTIQSYQSFTSVLYVSSRTIQSYQSFTSVLYVSSRTIQSYQSFTSELYVSSRTIQSYQSFTSELYVSSRTIQSYQSFTSVLYVSSRTIQSYQSFTSVLYVSSRTIQSYQSFTSVLYVSSRTIQSYQSFTSVLYVSSRTIQSYQSFTSVLYVSSRTIQSCQSFTSVLYLSSRTIQSCQSFTSVLYLSSRTIQSCQSFTSVLYVSSRTIQSCQSFTSVLYVSSRTIQSYQSFTSVLYVSSRTIQSYQSFTSVLYVSSRTIQSCQSFTSVLYLSSRTIQSCQSFTSVLYVSSRTIQSYQSFTSVLYVSSRTIQSYQSFTSVLYLFKNHTVLPVLHFSVVLLFKNHTVLPVLHLSVVCLFKNHTVLPVLHFSVVCLFKNHTVLPVLHFSVVSLQEPYSLASPSLQCCIAVQEPYSLASPSLQCCIAVQEPYSLVSP; the protein is encoded by the exons ATGCCAGAAGTATTGATTGTTACCTTAG TGTTGTATTTCTGctcaagaaccatacagtcttgccaGTCCTTCACCTCAGAGTTGTATGTCtcttcaagaaccatacagtcttgccagtccttcacttcagtgttgtatttctgttcaagaaccatacagtcttgccaGTCCTTCACCTCAGAGTTGTATGTCtcttcaagaaccatacagtcttaCCAGTCCTTCACCTCAGAGTTGTATGTCtcttcaagaaccatacagtcttgccaGTCCTTCACCTCAGTGTTGTATGTCtcttcaagaaccatacagtcttaCCAGTCCTTCACTTCAGTGTTGTATGTCtcttcaagaaccatacagtcttaCCAGTCCTTCACTTCAGTGTTGTATTTCtgttcaagaaccatacagtcttgccaGTCCTTCACCTCAGAGTTGTATGTCtcttcaagaaccatacagtcttgccaGTCCTTCACCTCAGAGTTGTATGTCtcttcaagaaccatacagtcttgccagtccttcacttcagtgttgtatttctgttcaagaaccatacagtcttgccaGTCCTTCACCTCAGAGTTGTATGTCtcttcaagaaccatacagtcttgccaGTCCTTCACCTCAGAGTTGTATGTCtcttcaagaaccatacagtcttgccaGTCCTTCACCTCAGTGTTGTATGTCtcttcaagaaccatacagtcttaCCAGTCCTTCACCTCAGTGTTGTATGTCtcttcaagaaccatacagtcttgccaGTCCTTCACCTCAGTGTTGTATGTCtcttcaagaaccatacagtcttgccaGTCCTTCACCTCAGTGTTGTATGTCtcttcaagaaccatacagtcttgccaGTCCTTCACCTCAGTGTTGTATGTCtcttcaagaaccatacagtcttgccaGTCCTTCACCTCAGTGTTGTATGTCtcttcaagaaccatacagtcttaCCAGTCCTTCACCTCAGTGTTGTATGTCTattcaagaaccatacagtcttaCCAGTCCTTCACCTCAGTGTT aaccatacagtcttgccagtccttcacttcagtgttgtatgtctcttcaagaaccatacagtcttgccaGTCCTTCACCTCAGTGTTGTATGTCtcttcaagaaccatacagtcttgccaGTCCTTCACCTCAGTGTTGTATGTCtcttcaagaaccatacagtcttgccaGTCCTTTACCTCAGTGTTGTATGTCtcttcaagaaccatacagtcttgccaGTCCTTCACCTCAGTGTTGTATGTCtcttcaagaaccatacagtcttgccaGTCCTTCACCTCAGTGTTGTATGTCtcttcaagaaccatacagtcttgccaGTCCTTCACCTCAGTGTTGTATCTCtcttcaagaaccatacagtcttgccaGTCCTTCACCTCAGTGTTGTATGTCtcttcaagaaccatacagtcttgccaGTCCTTCACCTCAGTGTTGTATGTCtcttcaagaaccatacagtcttgccaGTCCTTCACCTCAGTGTTGTATGTCtcttcaagaaccatacagtcttgccaGTCCTTCACCTCAGTGTTGTATGTCtcttcaagaaccatacagtcttgccagtccttcacttcagtgttgtatctctcttcaagaaccatacagtcttgccaGTCCTTCACCTCAGTGTTGTATCTCtcttcaagaaccatacagtcttgccaGTCCTTCACCTCAGTGTTGTATGTCtcttcaagaaccatacagtcttgccaGTCCTTCACCTCAGTGTTGTATGTCtcttcaagaaccatacagtcttaCCAGTCCTTCACTTCAGTGTTGTATGTCtcttcaagaaccatacagtcttaCCAGTCCTTCACCTCAGTGTTGTATGTCtcttcaagaaccatacagtcttaCCAGTCCTTCACCTCAGTGTTGTATGTCtcttcaagaaccatacagtcttaCCAGTCCTTCACCTCAGAGTTGTATGTCtcttcaagaaccatacagtcttaCCAGTCCTTCACCTCAGAGTTGTATGTCtcttcaagaaccatacagtcttaCCAGTCCTTCACCTCAGTGTTGTATGTCtcttcaagaaccatacagtcttaCCAGTCCTTCACCTCAGTGTTGTATGTCtcttcaagaaccatacagtcttaCCAGTCCTTCACCTCAGTGTTGTATGTCtcttcaagaaccatacagtcttaCCAGTCCTTCACCTCAGTGTTGTATGTCtcttcaagaaccatacagtcttaCCAGTCCTTCACCTCAGTGTTGTATGTCtcttcaagaaccatacagtcttgccagtccttcacttcagtgttgtatctctcttcaagaaccatacagtcttgccaGTCCTTCACCTCAGTGTTGTATCTCtcttcaagaaccatacagtcttgccaGTCCTTCACCTCAGTGTTGTATGTCtcttcaagaaccatacagtcttgccaGTCCTTCACCTCAGTGTTGTATGTCtcttcaagaaccatacagtcttaCCAGTCCTTCACCTCAGTGTTGTATGTCtcttcaagaaccatacagtcttaCCAGTCCTTCACTTCAGTGTTGTATGTCtcttcaagaaccatacagtcttgccaGTCCTTCACCTCAGTGTTGTATCTCtcttcaagaaccatacagtcttgccaGTCCTTCACCTCAGTGTTGTATGTCtcttcaagaaccatacagtcttaCCAGTCCTTCACTTCAGTGTTGTATGTCtcttcaagaaccatacagtcttaCCAGTCCTTCACTTCAGTGTTGTATCtcttcaagaaccatacagtcttgccagtccttcacttcagtgttgtattgctgttcaagaaccatacagtcttgccaGTCCTTCACCTCAGTGTTGTATGTCtcttcaagaaccatacagtcttaCCAGTCCTTCACTTCAGTGTTGTATGTCtcttcaagaaccatacagtcttaCCAGTCCTTCACTTCAGTGTTGTATCtcttcaagaaccatacagtcttgccagtccttcacttcagtgttgtattgctgttcaagaaccatacagtcttgccagtccttcacttcagtgttgtattgctgttcaagaaccatacagtcttgTCAGTCCTTAG